From one Sus scrofa isolate TJ Tabasco breed Duroc chromosome 9, Sscrofa11.1, whole genome shotgun sequence genomic stretch:
- the LOC110262317 gene encoding olfactory receptor 502-like, whose protein sequence is MGSLGEGNHTSVTEFILLGLTNDSTLQTVLFVVILCIYLVTICGNLSTIILVRLSSQLHHPMYFFLSHLAFVDMGYSSSVTPNMLVNFLVERNTISYPGCATQLGSAVFFGTVECFLLAAMAYDRFVAICNPLLYSTKMSTQVCVQLLIVSYIGGIFNASSFNASFLFLLYCGPNRVNHFFCDFAPLLELSCSDITVPAVVPSFTSGSIIVVTVVVIATSYIYILITVLKMPSTEGRHKAFSTCTSHLTTVTLFYGTITLIFWEKPANLRQMLSS, encoded by the coding sequence ATGGGTTCCCTGGGAGAGGGGAACCACACTTCAGTGACAGAGTTCATTTTATTGGGCTTAACAAATGACTCAACCCTTCAAACCGTCCTCTTCGTGGTCATCCTGTGTATCTACCTGGTGACCATATGTGGCAATCTCAGCACAATCATTCTTGTCAGACTCTCTTCTCAGCTCCATcatcccatgtattttttcctaagcCACTTGGCTTTTGTTGACATGGGCTATTCATCTTCTGTCACACCCAATATGCTTGTAAACTTCCTGGTGGAAAGAAATACCATCTCCTATCCTGGATGTGCCACCCAGCTTGGTTCAGCTGTTTTCTTTGGAACAGTTGAGTGTTTCCTTctggctgccatggcatatgaccgctttgtggccatctgcaacccactgctcTATTCCACGAAGATGTCCACACAAGTCTGTGTTCAGCTACTCATAGTGTCTTATATCGGTGGTATTTTCAATGCTTCCTCCTTTaatgcttccttcctttttttactCTACTGTGGACCAAATCGGgtcaatcatttcttctgtgactttGCCCCCTTGCTGGAACTCTCCTGCTCTGACATCACTGTTCCTGCTGTTGTCCCCTCATTTACATCTGGCTCCATCATTGTGGTCACAGTGGTTGTCATAGCCACTTCCTACATCTACATCCTCATCACTGTCCTGAAGATGCCCTCCACTGAGGGAAGacacaaggccttctccacctgcacctcccacctCACCACGGTCACTCTGTTCTATGGGACAATCACCCTCATTTTCTGGGAGAAACCAGCAAACCTAAGACAAATGCTTTCCTCATGA